From one Microbacter margulisiae genomic stretch:
- a CDS encoding sigma-54 interaction domain-containing protein — MQLSELQAVKQRFGIIGNSPLLNRAIDIAVQVSATDLSVLITGESGVGKENFPQIIHQFSHRKHGPYIAVNCGAIPEGTIDSELFGHEKGSFTGALGDRKGYFEVADGGTIFLDEVGELPHSTQVRLLRVLEAGEFMKVGSSKVQKTNVRVVAATNMNMQEATREGKFREDLFYRLNTVPIFIPPLRERKEDILLLFRKFAVDFAEKYRMPAIRLTDDAQQSLVNYYWRGNIRQLKNITEQISVIEQNREITGDVLRIYLPDNEMEKLPSLLGHASNDQRMFANEREILYQVLFDMRKDMNDLKALVHELMAGEKVNVSPSMSTDEFELIRPQHISSLKTKDTFMSSKYTPAMESEDKEGHIEDTQEIVEESRSLQAIEKEMIIKSLERNQGKRKLAAKELGISERTLYRKINEYGLDKLG, encoded by the coding sequence ATGCAACTATCGGAATTACAAGCTGTAAAACAACGTTTTGGAATCATTGGCAATTCTCCGCTACTCAATCGTGCTATTGATATTGCAGTTCAAGTATCAGCTACCGATTTATCTGTTTTGATTACGGGTGAGAGTGGTGTCGGGAAAGAGAACTTTCCTCAGATTATTCATCAATTCAGTCATCGGAAACATGGTCCGTATATAGCAGTTAACTGTGGAGCGATTCCTGAAGGAACGATTGATTCTGAACTTTTTGGTCATGAAAAAGGTTCATTTACAGGTGCTTTAGGCGATCGGAAAGGCTATTTTGAAGTGGCTGATGGTGGTACTATTTTTTTGGATGAAGTGGGTGAATTGCCTCATTCGACGCAAGTGCGTTTGTTACGAGTACTTGAAGCCGGAGAATTTATGAAGGTAGGATCTTCTAAAGTTCAGAAGACCAATGTACGAGTGGTTGCCGCTACCAATATGAATATGCAGGAAGCTACCCGGGAAGGGAAGTTTCGCGAAGATTTATTTTATCGTTTGAATACTGTTCCTATTTTTATTCCTCCACTTCGGGAGCGTAAAGAAGATATCTTGCTTTTATTCCGAAAATTTGCTGTGGATTTTGCTGAAAAATATAGAATGCCAGCTATCCGTCTTACCGATGATGCACAACAATCGCTGGTTAATTATTATTGGAGAGGCAATATACGGCAGTTGAAAAATATTACCGAACAAATTTCGGTTATTGAACAGAACCGAGAAATAACAGGAGACGTACTTCGTATTTATCTTCCTGATAATGAAATGGAAAAATTACCTTCCTTGTTAGGCCATGCTTCCAACGATCAGAGAATGTTTGCTAATGAGCGGGAGATTCTGTATCAGGTTTTGTTCGATATGCGCAAGGATATGAACGACTTGAAAGCTTTGGTACATGAACTAATGGCAGGAGAGAAGGTGAATGTTTCTCCATCAATGAGCACTGATGAATTTGAGTTGATCCGTCCGCAACACATTTCTTCTTTGAAAACTAAGGATACATTTATGTCTTCTAAATATACTCCTGCTATGGAGTCTGAAGATAAGGAGGGTCATATTGAAGACACACAGGAAATTGTGGAAGAATCCCGATCTTTGCAGGCTATAGAAAAAGAGATGATTATAAAATCGCTAGAACGTAATCAGGGGAAAAGAAAACTGGCTGCAAAGGAACTGGGCATTTCTGAGCGAACGTTGTACCGGAAAATTAATGAATACGGATTGGATAAATTAGGCTGA
- a CDS encoding TldD/PmbA family protein, whose protein sequence is MISTNQKELALWLRDYLLRHGVQACRIGMYSGTDSSFEVRDGKIEHLQQAEENQLIGYLFVDGRYGSFSTNRLNKEELEHFFSQAIVSTRLLAVDEARHLPDGNRYFKGSDQFLSLYDPDIAKLDPDFKLKAAFDAAAEIDRNDARIISVASAYGDNESFTYLIDSNGLEIESASSSCGISVSISVQGEGDARPEAYWYDQALSWKALQKEGIGVTALDRALMKIGQRKIQSAAYPMVVEKNEVRTLLSPLLNALSGAALQQNNSFLIGKQGHKVGSDKLNLIDNPLLPHTIGARGFDREGIALKPLSVFDHGILQNYYIDTYNAHKLGVDPTTGSPSVLQFNLGDSDRQALLKHLDTGILITGFNGGNCNSSTGNFSYGIEGFWVEKGDIQFPIGEMNLTGNMLALWNHLVEVGNDPMKSSGWQTPSLLFDAVDFSGI, encoded by the coding sequence ATGATATCAACTAATCAGAAAGAATTAGCCTTGTGGTTGAGGGATTACTTGTTGAGACACGGGGTGCAGGCTTGTCGCATCGGAATGTATTCAGGAACTGACAGTTCATTTGAAGTTCGCGACGGAAAAATAGAGCATCTACAGCAAGCTGAAGAAAATCAATTGATCGGTTATTTATTTGTGGATGGGCGTTATGGCTCTTTCTCCACAAACCGACTGAACAAAGAAGAACTGGAACATTTTTTTTCCCAGGCAATTGTTTCGACTCGTTTGTTAGCCGTTGATGAAGCCCGTCACTTGCCTGATGGTAATCGTTATTTCAAGGGTAGCGATCAGTTTTTATCGCTTTATGATCCTGATATTGCTAAGCTTGATCCTGATTTTAAATTGAAGGCTGCTTTTGATGCTGCTGCAGAGATTGACCGTAACGATGCCCGGATTATTTCGGTAGCATCTGCCTATGGGGACAATGAAAGCTTTACGTATTTGATTGACAGTAATGGATTAGAGATTGAAAGCGCTTCCTCATCGTGTGGCATTTCAGTGAGTATTTCTGTTCAGGGAGAAGGTGATGCCCGCCCCGAAGCGTATTGGTATGATCAGGCTTTATCATGGAAAGCTTTGCAAAAAGAAGGTATAGGAGTAACTGCATTAGATCGGGCCCTGATGAAAATAGGGCAACGTAAAATACAGTCTGCTGCCTATCCGATGGTTGTTGAGAAAAATGAAGTACGGACATTATTGTCACCTCTGCTGAATGCTTTAAGCGGGGCTGCGTTACAGCAAAATAATTCATTCCTGATAGGAAAGCAAGGGCATAAAGTTGGATCGGATAAATTGAATTTAATAGATAATCCATTATTGCCCCATACGATCGGAGCGCGTGGATTCGATCGCGAAGGTATTGCTTTGAAGCCGCTTAGTGTGTTTGATCATGGCATTTTGCAAAACTATTATATCGATACCTACAACGCCCATAAACTGGGTGTTGATCCTACCACAGGATCTCCATCCGTACTACAGTTCAATTTAGGAGACAGTGATCGTCAAGCACTTTTGAAGCATCTTGATACAGGTATTCTGATTACTGGTTTTAACGGAGGAAATTGTAATAGTTCCACAGGCAATTTTTCCTATGGTATTGAAGGTTTCTGGGTTGAAAAAGGAGATATCCAGTTCCCAATTGGCGAAATGAACCTAACAGGCAACATGTTGGCTTTGTGGAATCATCTGGTTGAAGTGGGCAATGACCCGATGAAGTCGTCTGGCTGGCAGACTCCAAGTTTATTGTTTGATGCCGTTGATTTTAGCGGGATATAG
- a CDS encoding TldD/PmbA family protein has translation MSNENKITSSFQKEYLLSDMMAHFGVNSSDLQMVIHEAMSTGGDFADLFFEHTFDSMLNLRDGEVNAVSANIDFGVGTRVVNGDQTGYAYTETVTLEEMLKAARTASRIARESTPHHAVALDASRDVSSFYPLVQSWEEGRVEQKRPFLQKLNDRIFSLSNYVSRVLVSQTDTTSYILYANSEGVLTCDYRPMATLSVTCVMEKDGQVENGRAARSFRMGTEFLTESLVETLAQEVVKQTLFLFDAVSPKGGEMPVVMGAGGSGILLHEAIGHAFEADFNRKNISIFSDQLGKKICHESISVVDDGTIAFNRGAVNIDDEGVEGQKTYLVKDGILTSYLHDRISARHFDVPPTGNGRRQSFRFAPIPRMRATYMENGQATEQDLITSVTRGIYVDSFTNGQVQIGAGDFTFFVKTGYLIEDGKLTQPIKDINIIGNGPKALSDIKMVANNYAMDNGTWTCGKDGQSCPVTCGMPSVLVSKLTVGGATE, from the coding sequence ATGAGTAACGAAAATAAGATCACTTCCTCGTTTCAAAAAGAATATTTACTATCCGATATGATGGCTCATTTTGGAGTGAATTCTTCTGATTTACAGATGGTCATTCATGAAGCCATGTCAACGGGAGGGGATTTTGCGGATCTGTTCTTTGAACACACTTTTGATTCGATGTTGAATTTACGCGATGGAGAAGTCAATGCAGTTTCTGCCAATATTGATTTTGGAGTAGGAACCCGTGTAGTCAATGGAGACCAGACGGGCTACGCCTACACCGAGACAGTTACTTTGGAAGAAATGCTGAAAGCTGCCCGTACGGCTTCGCGTATCGCCCGGGAATCGACTCCGCATCATGCGGTAGCTTTAGATGCCAGTCGTGATGTGTCGTCCTTTTATCCCCTTGTACAGTCTTGGGAAGAAGGGAGAGTAGAACAAAAACGACCTTTTCTGCAAAAGCTGAATGATCGTATTTTTAGCTTGAGTAATTATGTGTCGCGGGTACTGGTGTCGCAAACAGATACTACTTCCTATATCCTTTATGCCAATTCCGAAGGTGTTTTGACATGTGACTACAGGCCAATGGCAACATTGTCGGTTACCTGTGTCATGGAGAAAGACGGTCAAGTGGAAAATGGACGTGCTGCACGGTCGTTCCGCATGGGAACCGAATTCCTGACAGAGTCGCTGGTGGAGACACTAGCGCAGGAAGTGGTAAAGCAAACATTGTTTCTGTTTGATGCTGTTTCTCCAAAAGGAGGCGAAATGCCTGTTGTAATGGGTGCCGGTGGTTCGGGAATTTTATTGCATGAAGCCATAGGACATGCTTTTGAGGCGGATTTTAACCGGAAAAATATTTCTATTTTCTCTGATCAGTTGGGGAAGAAAATTTGTCATGAATCGATATCTGTGGTTGACGATGGTACTATTGCGTTCAATCGGGGAGCGGTTAATATTGATGATGAAGGAGTAGAAGGACAAAAAACATATCTTGTAAAGGATGGTATCCTAACGAGCTATTTGCACGACAGGATCAGCGCTCGTCATTTTGACGTTCCTCCTACAGGCAACGGGCGCCGTCAGTCATTTCGGTTTGCACCTATTCCCCGTATGCGGGCTACTTATATGGAGAACGGTCAGGCAACCGAACAGGATTTGATTACTTCTGTAACAAGAGGTATTTATGTTGATTCTTTCACGAACGGTCAGGTACAGATAGGAGCTGGTGATTTTACGTTTTTTGTTAAAACCGGATATTTGATTGAAGATGGGAAACTAACTCAACCTATCAAAGATATTAATATTATCGGCAATGGTCCTAAAGCTTTGTCTGATATTAAGATGGTTGCTAACAATTATGCTATGGATAACGGAACATGGACTTGTGGCAAAGATGGACAAAGTTGTCCTGTAACCTGCGGCATGCCATCGGTATTGGTATCAAAGTTGACCGTGGGTGGAGCAACCGAATAA
- a CDS encoding S-adenosylmethionine:tRNA ribosyltransferase-isomerase has translation MKNHPQQLSIDAYDYELPDERIAKFPLQQRDASKLLLYREGGVSHTVFSSLADYLPSQTLLVRNNTRVVQARLIFHKATGARIELFCLEPFSPSDYALMFQQTGSCQWIGLIGNAKKWKEGVLSRPFEIEGNLYTLKATRVASHGKAYVLQFEWDAPVSFANLLEKVGELPIPPYLHREAQASDKVTYQTVYAQIEGSVAAPTAGLHFTESVLSDLKKKTIEWVDVTLHVGAGTFQPVKADAMKDHEMHTESIAVTRDVIRRLLEHKTPLVAVGTTSVRTLESLYFLGKKLLVNPYLSDFHIDQWTPYENDDFNPSKQEALSALIDYLDRLHVAELHASTQILIAPGYTFHLVDALITNFHQPRSTLLLLISAFVGDDWQRIYEYALQNDFRFLSYGDSSLLFPKKASV, from the coding sequence ATAAAAAATCATCCGCAGCAACTATCGATAGATGCATATGATTATGAATTGCCGGATGAGCGAATTGCAAAATTCCCTTTACAGCAACGAGATGCGTCAAAGTTGTTATTGTATCGGGAGGGAGGAGTCAGCCATACAGTGTTCAGCTCGTTGGCTGATTATCTGCCTTCGCAAACCCTTCTGGTACGAAATAATACAAGGGTTGTACAGGCCCGCCTTATTTTTCACAAAGCGACGGGAGCACGTATAGAGCTGTTTTGTCTGGAGCCTTTTTCTCCATCGGATTATGCATTAATGTTTCAACAAACCGGTTCATGTCAATGGATCGGTTTGATTGGAAATGCAAAGAAATGGAAAGAAGGTGTTTTATCGCGACCTTTCGAAATAGAGGGTAATCTTTATACATTAAAAGCTACACGCGTTGCGTCACATGGCAAAGCATATGTGTTGCAATTTGAATGGGATGCTCCTGTTTCGTTTGCCAATCTTTTGGAAAAGGTCGGAGAATTACCTATTCCACCGTATCTGCATCGTGAAGCCCAGGCTTCCGATAAAGTGACTTACCAAACCGTTTATGCTCAGATTGAAGGATCAGTGGCTGCTCCTACGGCAGGTTTACATTTTACCGAATCAGTCTTGTCTGATTTGAAGAAAAAAACGATTGAGTGGGTAGATGTAACTTTACATGTGGGTGCCGGTACCTTTCAGCCAGTGAAGGCAGATGCCATGAAGGATCATGAAATGCATACAGAGAGCATAGCGGTGACCCGTGATGTAATCCGGCGTTTGCTTGAACACAAGACGCCTCTGGTAGCTGTGGGGACTACATCCGTGCGAACACTTGAAAGTCTTTATTTTTTAGGGAAAAAATTGCTTGTGAATCCATATCTGTCTGATTTTCATATAGATCAGTGGACTCCTTACGAGAACGATGATTTTAATCCTTCTAAACAAGAAGCACTGAGCGCCCTGATAGATTATCTCGACCGGTTGCATGTGGCTGAATTGCATGCTTCAACGCAGATTTTGATTGCTCCTGGCTATACGTTTCATTTGGTAGATGCATTGATTACTAATTTTCATCAGCCACGCAGTACGTTGTTGCTTTTAATTTCCGCTTTTGTTGGCGACGACTGGCAACGTATTTATGAATATGCATTACAAAACGATTTTCGGTTTTTAAGCTATGGAGATAGCTCATTGCTTTTCCCAAAAAAGGCTAGTGTGTGA
- a CDS encoding thioredoxin family protein yields MKKQIFLVGLFLTILSFGFSASAQTGEVRTINAAQFKQLIWNYDRNPSVHLESRLPVLVDFFATWCPPCKRLSPLVDQLQREFKGKIIVYRVDVDKDPVLSQQMGIQAMPTLMFFNKQNTRYESVGFVDYQTLKQLAITKLLRR; encoded by the coding sequence ATGAAAAAGCAGATTTTTTTAGTAGGTCTTTTTTTGACGATTCTTTCGTTTGGATTTTCTGCATCGGCACAAACCGGTGAAGTGAGAACCATTAATGCTGCGCAGTTTAAGCAGTTGATTTGGAATTATGACAGGAATCCATCTGTGCATCTGGAATCCAGATTGCCTGTTCTTGTCGATTTTTTTGCCACATGGTGCCCTCCGTGCAAACGTCTGTCTCCACTTGTTGACCAGTTGCAACGTGAGTTTAAGGGGAAAATAATTGTTTATCGTGTTGATGTTGATAAAGATCCTGTGTTATCACAGCAAATGGGTATTCAGGCCATGCCCACCCTGATGTTTTTCAATAAACAAAACACCCGATATGAATCAGTTGGTTTTGTCGACTATCAAACGCTAAAGCAATTAGCTATTACAAAATTACTTAGAAGATAA
- the dnaN gene encoding DNA polymerase III subunit beta, with protein MKFVASSTALLSHLQAVSRVINSKNTMAILDNFLFQIEGSSLKITASDLETTMITSMEIVDAEGEGSVAVTAKLLLDTLREFPEQPLTFEIDDENLAMVIYSENGQYNFIGQNGDDYPLLPAMPESAKSITMDVATLNDGIQSTFFAAGDDELRPVMMGIYFDLTPEAMTVVATDAHKLVRFQNSEARSEEAYSFILAKKPANMLRNILPKESGEVLIRFDDKNICFILPTYTLYARQIEGRYPNYNAVIPMNNPYKVIVDRATLLNAVKRVSVFSNQGTSLIKLHIENDQIVISAQDIDFSISAEESLRCQYEGEPLSIGFKSSFLIDIIGNLASESIILELSDPSRAGIFMPFEQAEKENVLMLLMPMLLNN; from the coding sequence ATGAAATTTGTTGCTTCCAGTACAGCTTTGCTAAGTCATTTGCAGGCTGTTAGCCGTGTCATAAATTCGAAGAATACGATGGCTATTCTCGATAATTTTTTGTTTCAAATAGAAGGTTCTTCTTTGAAAATCACTGCCTCGGATTTGGAGACAACCATGATTACCTCGATGGAAATTGTAGATGCGGAAGGGGAGGGGAGTGTTGCCGTGACAGCCAAACTTTTATTGGATACTTTGCGTGAATTTCCGGAGCAACCGCTGACTTTCGAAATTGATGATGAAAATCTGGCAATGGTGATCTATTCTGAAAACGGGCAATATAATTTTATTGGACAGAATGGCGATGATTATCCACTTTTGCCGGCCATGCCTGAATCGGCCAAATCGATTACCATGGATGTGGCAACGCTTAACGACGGCATACAATCTACCTTTTTTGCTGCCGGAGACGATGAGTTGCGTCCTGTGATGATGGGTATTTACTTTGATCTTACTCCCGAAGCTATGACGGTGGTTGCTACCGATGCCCATAAGCTGGTTCGTTTCCAAAACAGCGAAGCCCGCAGCGAGGAAGCCTATTCTTTTATTCTGGCGAAAAAACCGGCCAATATGTTGCGGAATATTTTACCTAAGGAGAGCGGTGAAGTCCTGATTCGTTTTGACGATAAAAATATTTGTTTCATTTTGCCTACATATACGTTGTATGCCCGTCAGATCGAAGGTCGTTACCCGAATTACAACGCGGTTATTCCCATGAATAATCCGTATAAGGTGATTGTTGACCGTGCGACTTTGTTGAATGCGGTGAAGCGTGTTTCTGTATTTTCAAATCAGGGAACGAGTTTGATCAAATTGCATATTGAAAATGATCAGATTGTGATTTCCGCTCAGGATATTGATTTTTCTATTTCTGCCGAAGAGTCTTTACGCTGCCAGTATGAAGGGGAACCTTTGTCAATTGGTTTTAAATCGTCATTTCTGATTGATATTATTGGCAATCTGGCTTCCGAATCAATTATACTGGAGTTGTCGGATCCTTCACGCGCGGGCATTTTTATGCCTTTTGAACAAGCGGAAAAAGAGAATGTTTTAATGCTATTGATGCCTATGCTGCTAAACAATTAA